In Caldisericota bacterium, the genomic window GGGGTGGATGTGGTCCAGGCGGGGATTGTGCCAACTCCTGCTGTGTCTTTATTTACTCGTTTGATGCACTTTTCTTCAGGTATTGTAGTTTCTGCATCTCACAATCCAGTGGAATACAACGGCATAAAACTTTTTGATATTGATGGATGCAAGCTGAAAGACGAATTGGAAGAAAAAATAGAACAGATTCTGAAAGATAATTTTAAGGGGTACGATATGCCCCATGGTGATGCTTTAGGTAGAATAACAGTAGACGAAACATTTAAGGACAAATATATCAGCCATCTTTACAAAAGATTTCCGCTTGACCTAAACGGAGTTAAAATTGTGGTAGACAGTGCTTTTGGTGCAACGTACTATACAACGCCTGTCATGCTTAAAGCATGCGGTGGAGAAGTAATCCCCTACAATAACGAACCGGACGGAAAAAAAATTAATGTGAATTGCGGTTCCACTACTCCTTCTTTTATTTCTTCTGTTACAGTAAAAATTGGTGCGGATATTGGGATTGCTCATGATGGTGATGGTGACAGGGTAATTTTTTCTGATGAAAATGGCACAATTGTTGACGGCGATGAAACAATGCTAATTATAAGTAGGCACTTAAAAAGTAAAGGGTTTCTTGTAAATGATACGGTAGTAGGCACCGTTATGAGCAATATTGGCATTGAAAAGGCGTTTAAAGAAAGTGGAATTCGTTTTGTTAGAGCACCTGTGGGTGATAGATATGTATTGGAAGAGATGAACAAGCAAGGAGCAATTGTTGGCGGTGAACAGTCCGGCCACATTATATTCATTAAAGAGAATCATACTGGAGACGGGTTGGTCACGGCTCTTGTTCTATTATCAGTAATGAAAGAAACAGGCAAACCACTCAGTGAATTGCGTAGAGGCATTGTCCATTTTCCGCAAATTCTTGTGAATATGGACGTAAAGAGCAAAAAAATTATACAGAAAGAAAGCGTGAAACAATTTATACAAAAAGAGCAATTGTGCATTGAGGGAAGAGGCAGAATTTTGGTACGGCCTTCAGGAACAGAGCCTTTAATCCGCATTATGGTTGAGGGTGAGAGTGAATCAGAAATTAAAGAAATTGCTGATAGAATAAGATTGTTTATTGAGGAGGAAAAATAATGTGTGGAATAGTAGGATATATAGGCGATAAAGAAGTACTGCCTATTTTAATAGATGGATTGAAACGCCTTGAATACAGAGGTTACGATTCAGCAGGCGTTGCAATACTGGGTGAAGATCTGAAAGTGGTGAAAACTCAAGGGAGGATAAAAGCACTTGAAGAGCGTCTCAAAGATGAAGATT contains:
- the glmM gene encoding phosphoglucosamine mutase, coding for MRKIFGTDGVRGIANKELTAELALNLGRAAGFIFKNGASFLVGEDTRVSSPMLRNAVSAGIASIGVDVVQAGIVPTPAVSLFTRLMHFSSGIVVSASHNPVEYNGIKLFDIDGCKLKDELEEKIEQILKDNFKGYDMPHGDALGRITVDETFKDKYISHLYKRFPLDLNGVKIVVDSAFGATYYTTPVMLKACGGEVIPYNNEPDGKKINVNCGSTTPSFISSVTVKIGADIGIAHDGDGDRVIFSDENGTIVDGDETMLIISRHLKSKGFLVNDTVVGTVMSNIGIEKAFKESGIRFVRAPVGDRYVLEEMNKQGAIVGGEQSGHIIFIKENHTGDGLVTALVLLSVMKETGKPLSELRRGIVHFPQILVNMDVKSKKIIQKESVKQFIQKEQLCIEGRGRILVRPSGTEPLIRIMVEGESESEIKEIADRIRLFIEEEK